In one Leptospira fletcheri genomic region, the following are encoded:
- a CDS encoding serine hydrolase domain-containing protein: MKVLLGLFFCFLLVNTDLLRAESDRFACKIPVSDSDWKTDSPASQGFHEGKLCLRLKEISESGENIHSVLVERSGKLVAEMYLKGRDRSMARNYGFRWPFSSAVPFDATQLHDQRSVSKSVVSLLLGIAIDKGKLKLDDPFLDSYPDLKGLSSQGREKIRIRHLLTMSAGLNWQEMRNGPLTSDELPLLWKKDLVSYYFDRELETVPGEKFNYSGGATSALADILTKIDGRNLLQIAQEDFFSPLGIYEWEWAETFRGIPMAYAGLRLKPRDMLKIGRLINQNGIWKGKSLVSASWVEDSIRPHVTTDINLMSVNGEVVEYGYQWWTGAFDRQGQKLRWSAAIGNGGQRIFVVPELDLTCVITAGDYGDPDIQKTVSKIFANLLDTLEK, translated from the coding sequence ATGAAAGTTTTACTAGGCCTCTTTTTCTGTTTCTTGCTCGTAAACACTGATCTCTTGCGAGCCGAATCCGATCGCTTCGCTTGCAAAATACCCGTGTCGGACTCCGATTGGAAGACGGATTCTCCCGCTTCCCAAGGATTTCATGAGGGAAAACTTTGTCTTCGTTTGAAGGAAATTTCCGAAAGCGGAGAAAATATCCACAGCGTCTTAGTGGAACGCAGCGGGAAACTGGTCGCAGAGATGTATCTTAAGGGAAGGGATCGGTCCATGGCTCGCAACTATGGGTTTCGTTGGCCTTTTTCTTCGGCTGTTCCATTCGATGCGACTCAGCTACACGACCAACGTTCCGTCAGTAAAAGTGTGGTCAGTCTCCTTCTCGGGATCGCGATCGATAAAGGAAAATTGAAATTGGACGATCCTTTTTTGGATTCGTATCCTGACCTAAAGGGTTTGAGTTCACAAGGGCGCGAAAAGATTCGAATCCGGCATCTATTGACGATGAGCGCAGGTTTGAATTGGCAGGAAATGAGGAACGGTCCTCTTACGAGTGATGAGCTTCCCTTGCTCTGGAAGAAAGATCTTGTTTCCTATTATTTCGACAGAGAGTTGGAGACAGTACCCGGAGAGAAGTTCAATTATTCCGGAGGCGCCACTTCCGCTTTGGCTGATATATTAACAAAAATAGATGGACGTAACCTTCTTCAAATCGCTCAAGAGGACTTCTTTTCTCCTCTTGGCATCTATGAATGGGAATGGGCGGAGACGTTTCGAGGCATTCCTATGGCATATGCCGGATTAAGGCTGAAACCCCGAGATATGTTGAAGATCGGCAGACTTATCAATCAAAACGGAATATGGAAGGGAAAGTCTTTGGTCTCGGCGTCGTGGGTTGAAGATTCTATTCGCCCTCATGTAACAACGGACATAAACCTTATGAGCGTCAACGGAGAAGTTGTGGAATACGGATACCAATGGTGGACCGGTGCCTTTGATCGACAAGGGCAAAAGCTGCGCTGGAGTGCGGCGATCGGAAACGGCGGTCAAAGGATATTCGTGGTACCCGAACTCGATCTCACTTGCGTGATCACTGCCGGGGACTACGGAGATCCGGATATCCAGAAAACGGTGAGCAAGATTTTCGCGAACCTCCTAGATACTTTGGAAAAGTGA
- a CDS encoding SDR family NAD(P)-dependent oxidoreductase: protein MKNFKNKVAAITGAGSGMGRELAIQLAEQGCHLALSDVNESGLAETIRIIKDRNQNNVIITGQKLDVADRSAVFQWASQVAKDHNKVNLIFNNAGIAFGSTIEGFEEKDFKRVIDINFWGVVHGTQAFLPYLKTSGEGHVINTSSVFGIIAVPGTSAYNASKFAVRGFTETLRQELDVMKCGVSATSVHPGGIQTAIAKSSQINESLKSLGMDPNVAKDKMAAQFITTPKKAASVILKGVRKNSRRVLIGPDAGFADLMQRIFPGAYQVLVGKLLLRRMR, encoded by the coding sequence ATGAAAAATTTTAAAAACAAAGTAGCTGCGATTACCGGAGCCGGTTCGGGAATGGGAAGAGAACTAGCGATCCAACTCGCGGAGCAAGGCTGCCATCTTGCCTTATCCGACGTGAACGAATCCGGATTGGCGGAAACCATTCGGATCATTAAGGACCGAAATCAAAATAACGTCATCATCACCGGCCAAAAGCTGGACGTAGCGGATCGTTCCGCAGTTTTTCAATGGGCTTCCCAGGTAGCTAAGGACCATAACAAAGTAAATTTGATCTTCAATAATGCGGGAATCGCCTTCGGTTCGACGATAGAAGGATTCGAAGAAAAGGATTTCAAGCGGGTCATCGATATCAATTTCTGGGGAGTGGTTCACGGGACCCAGGCCTTCCTTCCCTATTTAAAAACAAGCGGAGAAGGACATGTCATCAACACTTCCAGCGTATTCGGCATCATTGCAGTCCCGGGCACTTCCGCTTATAACGCTTCCAAATTCGCAGTCAGAGGATTCACCGAAACTTTAAGGCAGGAATTGGACGTTATGAAATGCGGGGTCTCGGCTACGAGCGTTCATCCGGGAGGGATCCAAACCGCGATCGCTAAGAGTTCTCAAATCAACGAAAGCCTAAAGTCTCTAGGCATGGATCCGAATGTCGCGAAGGATAAAATGGCCGCTCAATTCATTACGACTCCGAAGAAAGCTGCATCCGTGATCCTAAAAGGAGTTCGGAAAAACTCACGTAGAGTCCTGATCGGCCCGGATGCCGGCTTTGCTGATCTTATGCAGCGTATCTTTCCCGGGGCTTATCAAGTGCTGGTAGGAAAACTGCTTTTAAGAAGGATGAGATAG